One window of the Equus caballus isolate H_3958 breed thoroughbred chromosome 2, TB-T2T, whole genome shotgun sequence genome contains the following:
- the CCDC17 gene encoding coiled-coil domain-containing protein 17 isoform X3, translating to MASHLGEPGFLPCGSCDMVFRSWALLATHTQRFCIGRLTQEVTLGAQPSKATEPQGPAVVPQEHQGLLEQEASKPALKRLTEEVQGLRLYLQEMRPKITEVPGRSEGPTQGPSSEAAGSPGERLRALHGSHARRVAETEAQSRALERRGEELSRRLQGLARTRGGISRLFGLERELRELRAEAGRTRGALEELGARVQQLLPEPGTRLNSSREAELCCPVLQANPGTLAAEIGALREAYIRGGGRDPGVLGQIWQLQVEASALELQRSRTRRGRRTGAASGELLLVEAENRRLEAEILTLQRGGGAAPWGPGKRGLVANPSPRLRREDPPRLPPPVAPPLPPLPHSTGGLFLGGPENAPQLPATVTRNLGLDPHFFLPPSDVLGPAPYDPGAGLVIFYDFLRGLEASWIWVQLTTGLARDGQDTGGTTVLPPALCLPPPPAPGPMGNCAILASRQPVPRLPPSPSVALVCELQASQGLAWARAPQPKAWASLVLFDRDQRVLSGRWRLPLRALPLDTSLSLEQLNGIPQVGQAELFLRLVNARDAAVQALAEINPASAHEYQYPPPVSSSSSLGASSAAPRAGFVDPPPPAEEPVGC from the exons ATGGCCTCTCACTTGGGGGAGCCAGGGTTCCTGCCCTGTGGGTCCTGTGACATGGTTTTCCGCTCCTGGGCCCTGTTGGCCACCCACACTCAGCGCTTCTGCATTGGCCGTCTGACCCAGGAGGTGACACTTGGAGCACAGCCCTCAAAAGCCACTGAACCACAGGGCCCCGCG GTTGTGCCACAAGAACATCAGGGCCTCCTAGAGCAGGAGGCCAGCAAACCGGCTCTGAAGAGGCTAACAGAGGAG GTGCAGGGGCTGCGGCTGTACCTGCAGGAAATGCGACCCAAGATAACAGAGGTCCCCGGGAGGTCAGAGGGGCCGACTCAGGGCCCCAGCTCCGAAGCTGCTGGGAGCCCAGGCGAGCGGCTGCGGGCGCTGCACGGGTCTCACGCCAGGCGCGTGGCGGAGACGGAGGCACAGAGCCGGGCCCTGGAGCGACGCGGCGAGG AACTGAGCCGGCGCCTCCAAGGTTTGGCCCGAACCCGGGGCGGGATATCACGCCTATTCGGCCTGGAGCGGGAGCTTCGAGAACTCCGAGCAGAGGCCGGGCGAACGCGGGGAGCTCTAGAGGAGTTAGGGGCGCGAGTTCAGCAGCTACTACCCGAGCCTGG CACCCGGCTGAACTCCTCGCGAGAGGCAGAACTCTGTTGTCCGGTGCTACAGGCCAACCCAGGGACTCTGGCTGCCGAGATCGG GGCTCTGCGTGAAGCCTACATTCGAGGCGGGGGCCGGGACCCCGGCGTTCTGGGCCAGATATGGCAGTTGCAAGTGGAGGCATCAGCCCTGGAGCTTCAGCGGTCGCGGACCCGCAGGG GAAGACGGACAGGTGCCGCATCCGGGGAACTTCTATTAGTGGAGGCAGAAAACCGGCGCCTAGAGGCAGAAATCCTGACTTTGCAGAGGGGCGGAGGTGCAGCGCCCTGGG GGCCCGGAAAGCGGGGACTTGTGGCCAATCCCAGCCCACGCCTGAGGAGGGAAGATCCCCCACGCCTCCCGCCGCCAGTGGCTCCCCCTCTGCCACCGCTTCCACATTCGACAGGCGGCCTATTCTTGGGTGGTCCGGAAAATGCT CCACAGCTTCCTGCAACCGTGACCAGGAACCTGGGCCTGGATCCACACTTCTTCCTGCCCCCATCTGACGTTCTGGGCCCTGCACCCTACGACCCCGG AGCTGGCCTGGTCATTTTCTACGACTTCCTGCGGGGCCTTGAGGCTTCTTGGATTTGGGTGCAACTAACGACTGGTTTGGCACGAGACGGACAGGATACAGGAGGGACCACAGTTTTGCCCCCAGCCCTTTGCTTGCCCCCGCCTCCAGCTCCTGGGCCCATGGGCAACTGTGCCATCCTTGCCAGCAGGCAGCCTGTACCCAG ACTACCACCGTCACCGTCAGTGGCCTTGGTCTGTGAGCTACAGGCCtcacagggcctggcctgggctAGGGCACCACAGCCAAAGGCCTGGGCCTCACTGGTGCTATTTGACCGGGATCAGAGGGTGCTAAGTGGCCGTTGGCGTCTCCCACTTCGAGCCCTTCCTCTGGACACCAGCCTGAGCCTTGAGCAGCTGAATGGTATTCCCCAG gtaGGTCAGGCTGAGCTCTTTCTGCGGCTGGTGAATGCAAGAGATGCAGCTGTCCAGGCACTGGCAGAGATCAATCCAGCAAGTGCCCACGAGTACCAGTACCCACCTCCG GTGTCCAGCTCATCTTCACTGGGAGCCAGCTCCGCTGCCCCAAGAGCTGGCTTTGTTGATCCCCCTCCTCCTGCAGAAGAGCCCGTCGGCTGCTGA
- the CCDC17 gene encoding coiled-coil domain-containing protein 17 isoform X7, protein MASHLGEPGFLPCGSCDMVFRSWALLATHTQRFCIGRLTQEVTLGAQPSKATEPQGPAVQGLRLYLQEMRPKITEVPGRSEGPTQGPSSEAAGSPGERLRALHGSHARRVAETEAQSRALERRGEELSRRLQGLARTRGGISRLFGLERELRELRAEAGRTRGALEELGARVQQLLPEPGTRLNSSREAELCCPVLQANPGTLAAEIGALREAYIRGGGRDPGVLGQIWQLQVEASALELQRSRTRRGRRTGAASGELLLVEAENRRLEAEILTLQRGGGAAPWGPGKRGLVANPSPRLRREDPPRLPPPVAPPLPPLPHSTGGLFLGGPENAPQLPATVTRNLGLDPHFFLPPSDVLGPAPYDPGAGLVIFYDFLRGLEASWIWVQLTTGLARDGQDTGGTTVLPPALCLPPPPAPGPMGNCAILASRQPVPRLPPSPSVALVCELQASQGLAWARAPQPKAWASLVLFDRDQRVLSGRWRLPLRALPLDTSLSLEQLNGIPQVGQAELFLRLVNARDAAVQALAEINPASAHEYQYPPPVSSSSSLGASSAAPRAGFVDPPPPAEEPVGC, encoded by the exons ATGGCCTCTCACTTGGGGGAGCCAGGGTTCCTGCCCTGTGGGTCCTGTGACATGGTTTTCCGCTCCTGGGCCCTGTTGGCCACCCACACTCAGCGCTTCTGCATTGGCCGTCTGACCCAGGAGGTGACACTTGGAGCACAGCCCTCAAAAGCCACTGAACCACAGGGCCCCGCG GTGCAGGGGCTGCGGCTGTACCTGCAGGAAATGCGACCCAAGATAACAGAGGTCCCCGGGAGGTCAGAGGGGCCGACTCAGGGCCCCAGCTCCGAAGCTGCTGGGAGCCCAGGCGAGCGGCTGCGGGCGCTGCACGGGTCTCACGCCAGGCGCGTGGCGGAGACGGAGGCACAGAGCCGGGCCCTGGAGCGACGCGGCGAGG AACTGAGCCGGCGCCTCCAAGGTTTGGCCCGAACCCGGGGCGGGATATCACGCCTATTCGGCCTGGAGCGGGAGCTTCGAGAACTCCGAGCAGAGGCCGGGCGAACGCGGGGAGCTCTAGAGGAGTTAGGGGCGCGAGTTCAGCAGCTACTACCCGAGCCTGG CACCCGGCTGAACTCCTCGCGAGAGGCAGAACTCTGTTGTCCGGTGCTACAGGCCAACCCAGGGACTCTGGCTGCCGAGATCGG GGCTCTGCGTGAAGCCTACATTCGAGGCGGGGGCCGGGACCCCGGCGTTCTGGGCCAGATATGGCAGTTGCAAGTGGAGGCATCAGCCCTGGAGCTTCAGCGGTCGCGGACCCGCAGGG GAAGACGGACAGGTGCCGCATCCGGGGAACTTCTATTAGTGGAGGCAGAAAACCGGCGCCTAGAGGCAGAAATCCTGACTTTGCAGAGGGGCGGAGGTGCAGCGCCCTGGG GGCCCGGAAAGCGGGGACTTGTGGCCAATCCCAGCCCACGCCTGAGGAGGGAAGATCCCCCACGCCTCCCGCCGCCAGTGGCTCCCCCTCTGCCACCGCTTCCACATTCGACAGGCGGCCTATTCTTGGGTGGTCCGGAAAATGCT CCACAGCTTCCTGCAACCGTGACCAGGAACCTGGGCCTGGATCCACACTTCTTCCTGCCCCCATCTGACGTTCTGGGCCCTGCACCCTACGACCCCGG AGCTGGCCTGGTCATTTTCTACGACTTCCTGCGGGGCCTTGAGGCTTCTTGGATTTGGGTGCAACTAACGACTGGTTTGGCACGAGACGGACAGGATACAGGAGGGACCACAGTTTTGCCCCCAGCCCTTTGCTTGCCCCCGCCTCCAGCTCCTGGGCCCATGGGCAACTGTGCCATCCTTGCCAGCAGGCAGCCTGTACCCAG ACTACCACCGTCACCGTCAGTGGCCTTGGTCTGTGAGCTACAGGCCtcacagggcctggcctgggctAGGGCACCACAGCCAAAGGCCTGGGCCTCACTGGTGCTATTTGACCGGGATCAGAGGGTGCTAAGTGGCCGTTGGCGTCTCCCACTTCGAGCCCTTCCTCTGGACACCAGCCTGAGCCTTGAGCAGCTGAATGGTATTCCCCAG gtaGGTCAGGCTGAGCTCTTTCTGCGGCTGGTGAATGCAAGAGATGCAGCTGTCCAGGCACTGGCAGAGATCAATCCAGCAAGTGCCCACGAGTACCAGTACCCACCTCCG GTGTCCAGCTCATCTTCACTGGGAGCCAGCTCCGCTGCCCCAAGAGCTGGCTTTGTTGATCCCCCTCCTCCTGCAGAAGAGCCCGTCGGCTGCTGA
- the CCDC17 gene encoding coiled-coil domain-containing protein 17 isoform X4 gives MASHLGEPGFLPCGSCDMVFRSWALLATHTQRFCIGRLTQEVTLGAQPSKATEPQGPAVQGLRLYLQEMRPKITEVPGRSEGPTQGPSSEAAGSPGERLRALHGSHARRVAETEAQSRALERRGEELSRRLQGLARTRGGISRLFGLERELRELRAEAGRTRGALEELGARVQQLLPEPGTRLNSSREAELCCPVLQANPGTLAAEIGALREAYIRGGGRDPGVLGQIWQLQVEASALELQRSRTRRGRRTGAASGELLLVEAENRRLEAEILTLQRGGGAAPWGPGKRGLVANPSPRLRREDPPRLPPPVAPPLPPLPHSTGGLFLGGPENAPQLPATVTRNLGLDPHFFLPPSDVLGPAPYDPGCALRTVFPRAGLVIFYDFLRGLEASWIWVQLTTGLARDGQDTGGTTVLPPALCLPPPPAPGPMGNCAILASRQPVPRLPPSPSVALVCELQASQGLAWARAPQPKAWASLVLFDRDQRVLSGRWRLPLRALPLDTSLSLEQLNGIPQVGQAELFLRLVNARDAAVQALAEINPASAHEYQYPPPVSSSSSLGASSAAPRAGFVDPPPPAEEPVGC, from the exons ATGGCCTCTCACTTGGGGGAGCCAGGGTTCCTGCCCTGTGGGTCCTGTGACATGGTTTTCCGCTCCTGGGCCCTGTTGGCCACCCACACTCAGCGCTTCTGCATTGGCCGTCTGACCCAGGAGGTGACACTTGGAGCACAGCCCTCAAAAGCCACTGAACCACAGGGCCCCGCG GTGCAGGGGCTGCGGCTGTACCTGCAGGAAATGCGACCCAAGATAACAGAGGTCCCCGGGAGGTCAGAGGGGCCGACTCAGGGCCCCAGCTCCGAAGCTGCTGGGAGCCCAGGCGAGCGGCTGCGGGCGCTGCACGGGTCTCACGCCAGGCGCGTGGCGGAGACGGAGGCACAGAGCCGGGCCCTGGAGCGACGCGGCGAGG AACTGAGCCGGCGCCTCCAAGGTTTGGCCCGAACCCGGGGCGGGATATCACGCCTATTCGGCCTGGAGCGGGAGCTTCGAGAACTCCGAGCAGAGGCCGGGCGAACGCGGGGAGCTCTAGAGGAGTTAGGGGCGCGAGTTCAGCAGCTACTACCCGAGCCTGG CACCCGGCTGAACTCCTCGCGAGAGGCAGAACTCTGTTGTCCGGTGCTACAGGCCAACCCAGGGACTCTGGCTGCCGAGATCGG GGCTCTGCGTGAAGCCTACATTCGAGGCGGGGGCCGGGACCCCGGCGTTCTGGGCCAGATATGGCAGTTGCAAGTGGAGGCATCAGCCCTGGAGCTTCAGCGGTCGCGGACCCGCAGGG GAAGACGGACAGGTGCCGCATCCGGGGAACTTCTATTAGTGGAGGCAGAAAACCGGCGCCTAGAGGCAGAAATCCTGACTTTGCAGAGGGGCGGAGGTGCAGCGCCCTGGG GGCCCGGAAAGCGGGGACTTGTGGCCAATCCCAGCCCACGCCTGAGGAGGGAAGATCCCCCACGCCTCCCGCCGCCAGTGGCTCCCCCTCTGCCACCGCTTCCACATTCGACAGGCGGCCTATTCTTGGGTGGTCCGGAAAATGCT CCACAGCTTCCTGCAACCGTGACCAGGAACCTGGGCCTGGATCCACACTTCTTCCTGCCCCCATCTGACGTTCTGGGCCCTGCACCCTACGACCCCGG gtgtgcacTGAGAACTGTGTTCCCCAGAGCTGGCCTGGTCATTTTCTACGACTTCCTGCGGGGCCTTGAGGCTTCTTGGATTTGGGTGCAACTAACGACTGGTTTGGCACGAGACGGACAGGATACAGGAGGGACCACAGTTTTGCCCCCAGCCCTTTGCTTGCCCCCGCCTCCAGCTCCTGGGCCCATGGGCAACTGTGCCATCCTTGCCAGCAGGCAGCCTGTACCCAG ACTACCACCGTCACCGTCAGTGGCCTTGGTCTGTGAGCTACAGGCCtcacagggcctggcctgggctAGGGCACCACAGCCAAAGGCCTGGGCCTCACTGGTGCTATTTGACCGGGATCAGAGGGTGCTAAGTGGCCGTTGGCGTCTCCCACTTCGAGCCCTTCCTCTGGACACCAGCCTGAGCCTTGAGCAGCTGAATGGTATTCCCCAG gtaGGTCAGGCTGAGCTCTTTCTGCGGCTGGTGAATGCAAGAGATGCAGCTGTCCAGGCACTGGCAGAGATCAATCCAGCAAGTGCCCACGAGTACCAGTACCCACCTCCG GTGTCCAGCTCATCTTCACTGGGAGCCAGCTCCGCTGCCCCAAGAGCTGGCTTTGTTGATCCCCCTCCTCCTGCAGAAGAGCCCGTCGGCTGCTGA
- the CCDC17 gene encoding coiled-coil domain-containing protein 17 isoform X1, whose amino-acid sequence MASHLGEPGFLPCGSCDMVFRSWALLATHTQRFCIGRLTQEVTLGAQPSKATEPQGPAVVPQEHQGLLEQEASKPALKRLTEEVQGLRLYLQEMRPKITEVPGRSEGPTQGPSSEAAGSPGERLRALHGSHARRVAETEAQSRALERRGEELSRRLQGLARTRGGISRLFGLERELRELRAEAGRTRGALEELGARVQQLLPEPGTRLNSSREAELCCPVLQANPGTLAAEIGALREAYIRGGGRDPGVLGQIWQLQVEASALELQRSRTRRGRRTGAASGELLLVEAENRRLEAEILTLQRGGGAAPWGPGKRGLVANPSPRLRREDPPRLPPPVAPPLPPLPHSTGGLFLGGPENAPQLPATVTRNLGLDPHFFLPPSDVLGPAPYDPGCALRTVFPRAGLVIFYDFLRGLEASWIWVQLTTGLARDGQDTGGTTVLPPALCLPPPPAPGPMGNCAILASRQPVPRLPPSPSVALVCELQASQGLAWARAPQPKAWASLVLFDRDQRVLSGRWRLPLRALPLDTSLSLEQLNGIPQVGQAELFLRLVNARDAAVQALAEINPASAHEYQYPPPVSSSSSLGASSAAPRAGFVDPPPPAEEPVGC is encoded by the exons ATGGCCTCTCACTTGGGGGAGCCAGGGTTCCTGCCCTGTGGGTCCTGTGACATGGTTTTCCGCTCCTGGGCCCTGTTGGCCACCCACACTCAGCGCTTCTGCATTGGCCGTCTGACCCAGGAGGTGACACTTGGAGCACAGCCCTCAAAAGCCACTGAACCACAGGGCCCCGCG GTTGTGCCACAAGAACATCAGGGCCTCCTAGAGCAGGAGGCCAGCAAACCGGCTCTGAAGAGGCTAACAGAGGAG GTGCAGGGGCTGCGGCTGTACCTGCAGGAAATGCGACCCAAGATAACAGAGGTCCCCGGGAGGTCAGAGGGGCCGACTCAGGGCCCCAGCTCCGAAGCTGCTGGGAGCCCAGGCGAGCGGCTGCGGGCGCTGCACGGGTCTCACGCCAGGCGCGTGGCGGAGACGGAGGCACAGAGCCGGGCCCTGGAGCGACGCGGCGAGG AACTGAGCCGGCGCCTCCAAGGTTTGGCCCGAACCCGGGGCGGGATATCACGCCTATTCGGCCTGGAGCGGGAGCTTCGAGAACTCCGAGCAGAGGCCGGGCGAACGCGGGGAGCTCTAGAGGAGTTAGGGGCGCGAGTTCAGCAGCTACTACCCGAGCCTGG CACCCGGCTGAACTCCTCGCGAGAGGCAGAACTCTGTTGTCCGGTGCTACAGGCCAACCCAGGGACTCTGGCTGCCGAGATCGG GGCTCTGCGTGAAGCCTACATTCGAGGCGGGGGCCGGGACCCCGGCGTTCTGGGCCAGATATGGCAGTTGCAAGTGGAGGCATCAGCCCTGGAGCTTCAGCGGTCGCGGACCCGCAGGG GAAGACGGACAGGTGCCGCATCCGGGGAACTTCTATTAGTGGAGGCAGAAAACCGGCGCCTAGAGGCAGAAATCCTGACTTTGCAGAGGGGCGGAGGTGCAGCGCCCTGGG GGCCCGGAAAGCGGGGACTTGTGGCCAATCCCAGCCCACGCCTGAGGAGGGAAGATCCCCCACGCCTCCCGCCGCCAGTGGCTCCCCCTCTGCCACCGCTTCCACATTCGACAGGCGGCCTATTCTTGGGTGGTCCGGAAAATGCT CCACAGCTTCCTGCAACCGTGACCAGGAACCTGGGCCTGGATCCACACTTCTTCCTGCCCCCATCTGACGTTCTGGGCCCTGCACCCTACGACCCCGG gtgtgcacTGAGAACTGTGTTCCCCAGAGCTGGCCTGGTCATTTTCTACGACTTCCTGCGGGGCCTTGAGGCTTCTTGGATTTGGGTGCAACTAACGACTGGTTTGGCACGAGACGGACAGGATACAGGAGGGACCACAGTTTTGCCCCCAGCCCTTTGCTTGCCCCCGCCTCCAGCTCCTGGGCCCATGGGCAACTGTGCCATCCTTGCCAGCAGGCAGCCTGTACCCAG ACTACCACCGTCACCGTCAGTGGCCTTGGTCTGTGAGCTACAGGCCtcacagggcctggcctgggctAGGGCACCACAGCCAAAGGCCTGGGCCTCACTGGTGCTATTTGACCGGGATCAGAGGGTGCTAAGTGGCCGTTGGCGTCTCCCACTTCGAGCCCTTCCTCTGGACACCAGCCTGAGCCTTGAGCAGCTGAATGGTATTCCCCAG gtaGGTCAGGCTGAGCTCTTTCTGCGGCTGGTGAATGCAAGAGATGCAGCTGTCCAGGCACTGGCAGAGATCAATCCAGCAAGTGCCCACGAGTACCAGTACCCACCTCCG GTGTCCAGCTCATCTTCACTGGGAGCCAGCTCCGCTGCCCCAAGAGCTGGCTTTGTTGATCCCCCTCCTCCTGCAGAAGAGCCCGTCGGCTGCTGA
- the CCDC17 gene encoding coiled-coil domain-containing protein 17 isoform X5 yields MAMGGYSSNHDSQDSSPHAVSPGCATRTSGPPRAGGQQTGSEEANRGGTPVFPTGWKLSILSKPVHHAWVRLPIPTPLEMAGYHYFQVQGLRLYLQEMRPKITEVPGRSEGPTQGPSSEAAGSPGERLRALHGSHARRVAETEAQSRALERRGEELSRRLQGLARTRGGISRLFGLERELRELRAEAGRTRGALEELGARVQQLLPEPGTRLNSSREAELCCPVLQANPGTLAAEIGALREAYIRGGGRDPGVLGQIWQLQVEASALELQRSRTRRGRRTGAASGELLLVEAENRRLEAEILTLQRGGGAAPWGPGKRGLVANPSPRLRREDPPRLPPPVAPPLPPLPHSTGGLFLGGPENAPQLPATVTRNLGLDPHFFLPPSDVLGPAPYDPGCALRTVFPRAGLVIFYDFLRGLEASWIWVQLTTGLARDGQDTGGTTVLPPALCLPPPPAPGPMGNCAILASRQPVPRLPPSPSVALVCELQASQGLAWARAPQPKAWASLVLFDRDQRVLSGRWRLPLRALPLDTSLSLEQLNGIPQVSSSSSLGASSAAPRAGFVDPPPPAEEPVGC; encoded by the exons ATGGCCATGGGTGGGTATTCAAGCAACCATGACTCTCAGGATTCCTCGCCCCACGCCGTGTCCCCAGGTTGTGCCACAAGAACATCAGGGCCTCCTAGAGCAGGAGGCCAGCAAACCGGCTCTGAAGAGGCTAACAGAGGAGGTACACCGGTGTTCCCCACAGGCTGGAAACTGAGCATCCTCTCCAAACCTGTACATCATGCGTGGGTCAGATTACCCATCCCAACACCCCTAGAGATGGCGGGGTACCATTATTTCCAGGTGCAGGGGCTGCGGCTGTACCTGCAGGAAATGCGACCCAAGATAACAGAGGTCCCCGGGAGGTCAGAGGGGCCGACTCAGGGCCCCAGCTCCGAAGCTGCTGGGAGCCCAGGCGAGCGGCTGCGGGCGCTGCACGGGTCTCACGCCAGGCGCGTGGCGGAGACGGAGGCACAGAGCCGGGCCCTGGAGCGACGCGGCGAGG AACTGAGCCGGCGCCTCCAAGGTTTGGCCCGAACCCGGGGCGGGATATCACGCCTATTCGGCCTGGAGCGGGAGCTTCGAGAACTCCGAGCAGAGGCCGGGCGAACGCGGGGAGCTCTAGAGGAGTTAGGGGCGCGAGTTCAGCAGCTACTACCCGAGCCTGG CACCCGGCTGAACTCCTCGCGAGAGGCAGAACTCTGTTGTCCGGTGCTACAGGCCAACCCAGGGACTCTGGCTGCCGAGATCGG GGCTCTGCGTGAAGCCTACATTCGAGGCGGGGGCCGGGACCCCGGCGTTCTGGGCCAGATATGGCAGTTGCAAGTGGAGGCATCAGCCCTGGAGCTTCAGCGGTCGCGGACCCGCAGGG GAAGACGGACAGGTGCCGCATCCGGGGAACTTCTATTAGTGGAGGCAGAAAACCGGCGCCTAGAGGCAGAAATCCTGACTTTGCAGAGGGGCGGAGGTGCAGCGCCCTGGG GGCCCGGAAAGCGGGGACTTGTGGCCAATCCCAGCCCACGCCTGAGGAGGGAAGATCCCCCACGCCTCCCGCCGCCAGTGGCTCCCCCTCTGCCACCGCTTCCACATTCGACAGGCGGCCTATTCTTGGGTGGTCCGGAAAATGCT CCACAGCTTCCTGCAACCGTGACCAGGAACCTGGGCCTGGATCCACACTTCTTCCTGCCCCCATCTGACGTTCTGGGCCCTGCACCCTACGACCCCGG gtgtgcacTGAGAACTGTGTTCCCCAGAGCTGGCCTGGTCATTTTCTACGACTTCCTGCGGGGCCTTGAGGCTTCTTGGATTTGGGTGCAACTAACGACTGGTTTGGCACGAGACGGACAGGATACAGGAGGGACCACAGTTTTGCCCCCAGCCCTTTGCTTGCCCCCGCCTCCAGCTCCTGGGCCCATGGGCAACTGTGCCATCCTTGCCAGCAGGCAGCCTGTACCCAG ACTACCACCGTCACCGTCAGTGGCCTTGGTCTGTGAGCTACAGGCCtcacagggcctggcctgggctAGGGCACCACAGCCAAAGGCCTGGGCCTCACTGGTGCTATTTGACCGGGATCAGAGGGTGCTAAGTGGCCGTTGGCGTCTCCCACTTCGAGCCCTTCCTCTGGACACCAGCCTGAGCCTTGAGCAGCTGAATGGTATTCCCCAG GTGTCCAGCTCATCTTCACTGGGAGCCAGCTCCGCTGCCCCAAGAGCTGGCTTTGTTGATCCCCCTCCTCCTGCAGAAGAGCCCGTCGGCTGCTGA
- the CCDC17 gene encoding coiled-coil domain-containing protein 17 isoform X2, translated as MAMGGYSSNHDSQDSSPHAVSPGCATRTSGPPRAGGQQTGSEEANRGGTPVFPTGWKLSILSKPVHHAWVRLPIPTPLEMAGYHYFQVQGLRLYLQEMRPKITEVPGRSEGPTQGPSSEAAGSPGERLRALHGSHARRVAETEAQSRALERRGEELSRRLQGLARTRGGISRLFGLERELRELRAEAGRTRGALEELGARVQQLLPEPGTRLNSSREAELCCPVLQANPGTLAAEIGALREAYIRGGGRDPGVLGQIWQLQVEASALELQRSRTRRGRRTGAASGELLLVEAENRRLEAEILTLQRGGGAAPWGPGKRGLVANPSPRLRREDPPRLPPPVAPPLPPLPHSTGGLFLGGPENAPQLPATVTRNLGLDPHFFLPPSDVLGPAPYDPGAGLVIFYDFLRGLEASWIWVQLTTGLARDGQDTGGTTVLPPALCLPPPPAPGPMGNCAILASRQPVPRLPPSPSVALVCELQASQGLAWARAPQPKAWASLVLFDRDQRVLSGRWRLPLRALPLDTSLSLEQLNGIPQVGQAELFLRLVNARDAAVQALAEINPASAHEYQYPPPVSSSSSLGASSAAPRAGFVDPPPPAEEPVGC; from the exons ATGGCCATGGGTGGGTATTCAAGCAACCATGACTCTCAGGATTCCTCGCCCCACGCCGTGTCCCCAGGTTGTGCCACAAGAACATCAGGGCCTCCTAGAGCAGGAGGCCAGCAAACCGGCTCTGAAGAGGCTAACAGAGGAGGTACACCGGTGTTCCCCACAGGCTGGAAACTGAGCATCCTCTCCAAACCTGTACATCATGCGTGGGTCAGATTACCCATCCCAACACCCCTAGAGATGGCGGGGTACCATTATTTCCAGGTGCAGGGGCTGCGGCTGTACCTGCAGGAAATGCGACCCAAGATAACAGAGGTCCCCGGGAGGTCAGAGGGGCCGACTCAGGGCCCCAGCTCCGAAGCTGCTGGGAGCCCAGGCGAGCGGCTGCGGGCGCTGCACGGGTCTCACGCCAGGCGCGTGGCGGAGACGGAGGCACAGAGCCGGGCCCTGGAGCGACGCGGCGAGG AACTGAGCCGGCGCCTCCAAGGTTTGGCCCGAACCCGGGGCGGGATATCACGCCTATTCGGCCTGGAGCGGGAGCTTCGAGAACTCCGAGCAGAGGCCGGGCGAACGCGGGGAGCTCTAGAGGAGTTAGGGGCGCGAGTTCAGCAGCTACTACCCGAGCCTGG CACCCGGCTGAACTCCTCGCGAGAGGCAGAACTCTGTTGTCCGGTGCTACAGGCCAACCCAGGGACTCTGGCTGCCGAGATCGG GGCTCTGCGTGAAGCCTACATTCGAGGCGGGGGCCGGGACCCCGGCGTTCTGGGCCAGATATGGCAGTTGCAAGTGGAGGCATCAGCCCTGGAGCTTCAGCGGTCGCGGACCCGCAGGG GAAGACGGACAGGTGCCGCATCCGGGGAACTTCTATTAGTGGAGGCAGAAAACCGGCGCCTAGAGGCAGAAATCCTGACTTTGCAGAGGGGCGGAGGTGCAGCGCCCTGGG GGCCCGGAAAGCGGGGACTTGTGGCCAATCCCAGCCCACGCCTGAGGAGGGAAGATCCCCCACGCCTCCCGCCGCCAGTGGCTCCCCCTCTGCCACCGCTTCCACATTCGACAGGCGGCCTATTCTTGGGTGGTCCGGAAAATGCT CCACAGCTTCCTGCAACCGTGACCAGGAACCTGGGCCTGGATCCACACTTCTTCCTGCCCCCATCTGACGTTCTGGGCCCTGCACCCTACGACCCCGG AGCTGGCCTGGTCATTTTCTACGACTTCCTGCGGGGCCTTGAGGCTTCTTGGATTTGGGTGCAACTAACGACTGGTTTGGCACGAGACGGACAGGATACAGGAGGGACCACAGTTTTGCCCCCAGCCCTTTGCTTGCCCCCGCCTCCAGCTCCTGGGCCCATGGGCAACTGTGCCATCCTTGCCAGCAGGCAGCCTGTACCCAG ACTACCACCGTCACCGTCAGTGGCCTTGGTCTGTGAGCTACAGGCCtcacagggcctggcctgggctAGGGCACCACAGCCAAAGGCCTGGGCCTCACTGGTGCTATTTGACCGGGATCAGAGGGTGCTAAGTGGCCGTTGGCGTCTCCCACTTCGAGCCCTTCCTCTGGACACCAGCCTGAGCCTTGAGCAGCTGAATGGTATTCCCCAG gtaGGTCAGGCTGAGCTCTTTCTGCGGCTGGTGAATGCAAGAGATGCAGCTGTCCAGGCACTGGCAGAGATCAATCCAGCAAGTGCCCACGAGTACCAGTACCCACCTCCG GTGTCCAGCTCATCTTCACTGGGAGCCAGCTCCGCTGCCCCAAGAGCTGGCTTTGTTGATCCCCCTCCTCCTGCAGAAGAGCCCGTCGGCTGCTGA